One window from the genome of Epinephelus fuscoguttatus linkage group LG3, E.fuscoguttatus.final_Chr_v1 encodes:
- the dctpp1 gene encoding glutamyl-tRNA(Gln) amidotransferase subunit B, mitochondrial, with protein MMATNGKDAHGLNGDDTSVCLNGGNDVFANKPHSAVVNGAAKAAPSRLQNGGTGAERFTFSPEPTIEDIRRMQAEFTDERDWNKFHQPRNLLLAMVGEVGEVSELFQWRGEVAEGLPDWTESEREQLAHELSDVMIYLVELAEKCRVDLPQAVLRKMALNRLKYPASKVHGSAKKYTEYKD; from the coding sequence ATGATGGCTACAAATGGAAAGGACGCCCATGGATTAAATGGTGATGACACATCGGTGTGTTTAAATGGCGGCAATGATGTTTTTGCCAACAAGCCACACTCCGCTGTGGTGAACGGAGCAGCCAAGGCGGCACCGTCCAGGCTGCAGAACGGAGGCACCGGGGCGGAGAGGTTCACCTTCAGCCCCGAGCCCACCATTGAGGACATTAGGCGGATGCAGGCTGAGTTTACAGACGAGCGGGACTGGAATAAGTTCCACCAGCCCCGCAACCTGCTCCTGGCGATGGTCGGTGAGGTGGGCGAGGTGTCGGAGCTCTTCCAGTGGCGGGGGGAGGTGGCCGAGGGCCTGCCGGACTGGACCGAGTCTGAGCGGGAGCAGCTGGCGCATGAGCTCAGCGACGTCATGATCTACCTGGTGGAGCTGGCCGAGAAGTGTCGGGTGGACCTTCCTCAAGCGGTGCTTCGTAAAATGGCCCTGAACAGACTGAAGTACCCCGCCAGCAAGGTGCACGGGTCGGCCAAAAAGTACACAGAGTACAAGGACTGA